The following are encoded together in the Penicillium digitatum chromosome 3, complete sequence genome:
- a CDS encoding Phosducin, putative produces MSAQEEFNQLINGNRSHFTSHPEDHDHDSDPHYSDNEPSSRLRSGQTLDSSDEEDADMVSSRAANANYHIPNTVYEANTGPKGVIADAQAFERARKKSFRRTLSLAGPDSNIPSLGSKSTLDDAPLAPGDHSSASEDDDEARFMQQWRQSRMHELQDWNSRRPSPRGRRFGSVETVDAVGYLDAIEKVTSDTVVVVCIYDHEIDDSAIVEDCLVTVARRQPTTRFVKMHHDIAEMDHIQAPALLAYRDGDVFATIVDILRSIPRGRSCSAESLEDLLKLHRVL; encoded by the exons ATGTCCGCCCAAGAAGAATTTAACCAGCTCATCAACGGTAACCGTTCACATTTCACCTCCCACCCAGAAGACCACGACCACGACTCAGACCCCCACTACTCCGACAACGAACCCTCCTCCCGCCTCCGCTCCGGTCAAACACTTGACTCCTccgacgaagaagacgcAGACATGGTCTCCTCTCGCGCCGCCAACGCAAATTATCACATCCCTAACACCGTCTATGAAGCCAACACAGGTCCAAAGGGCGTCATCGCCGACGCCCAGGCCTTCGAGCGGGCCCGAAAGAAGTCCTTCCGTCGCACTCTCAGCCTCGCGGGGCCAGACTCCAACATCCCCTCCCTTGGGTCAAAGTCTACTCTCGATGACGCACCCCTCGCACCCGGCGACCATTCCTCTGCTAGCGAGGACGATGACGAAGCCCGCTTCATGCAACAGTGGCGCCAGTCGCGCATGCATGAGCTGCAGGATTGGAATAGTCGTCGCCCCAGTCCGCGGGGGAGACGGTTTGGTTCGGTTGAGACGGTAGATGCGGTGGGGTACCTGGATGCTATTGAGAAGGTGACGTCGGACACGGTTGTTGTTGTCTGCATCTATGATCACGAG ATTGATGACAGCGCGATCGTTGAGGACTGTCTCGTTACGGTCGCTCGCAGACAACCTACGACCCGCTTCGTGAAGATGCACCATGATATTGCGGAGATGGATCATATCCAGGCCCCCGCTCTGTTGGCATACCGTGACGGCGATGTCTTTGCTACGATCGTCGATATCTTGCGTAGCATTCCTCGCGGCCGTAGCTGCAGTGCTGAGAGTCTCGAGGACTTGTTGAAGCT ACACCGTGTGCTGTGA
- a CDS encoding YEATS produces MPDVKRTVRLITEQNIIDKPSEVEGFPQRSWHIEVWLVNEKGALVPANIFDKVTYHLHPSFGERATQVFKQPPFRIQEEGWGEFDMSIELTADKSYTIQHDLNFAQTRYESKHVLTFKNPKPALMAALRESGPVPGDENGIKHKRPAGGEESAKKKKRTDKNVDMDKLADGLQKLNEDDLLQVVQMVHDHKAADSYTKNDVELGEFHVDLYTLPDVLIKMLWEFTADRGAL; encoded by the exons ATGCCTGAC GTCAAGCGCACTGTCCGTCTCATCACCGAGCAGAACATTAT AGATAAGCCATCGGAAGTTGAGGGCTTCCCACAGCGATCTTGGCATATTGAGGTCTGGCTCGTGAATGAAAAGGGCGCCTTGGTCCCCGCGAACATCTTCGACAAGGTTACCTACCACCTACACCCCAGTTTCGGTGAACGTGCCACGCAGG TCTTCAAGCAGCCGCCGTTCCGCATTCAGGAGGAAGGATGGGGTGAATTCGATATGTCAATCGAGCTGACTGCCGACAAGTCGTACACCATTCAACACGACCTGAACTTCGCCCAGACCCGTTATGAATCTAAGCATGTTCTC ACTTTCAAGAACCCCAAACCTGCTTTGATGGCCGCGCTGCGCGAATCCGGTCCCGTTCCCGGTGACGAGAATGGTATCAAGCACAAGCGTCCTGCTGGTGGCGAGGAGAGcgccaagaagaagaagcgcaCAGATAAGAAT GTCGACATGGACAAGCTTGCCGATGGGCTTCAGAAGCTGAACGAAGATGACCTGCTGCAGGTTGTGCAGATGGTTCATGACCACAAGGCAGCAGACTCATACACAAAGAATGATGTTGAAC TCGGAGAATTCCATGTGGACTTGTACACGCTCCCGGACGTGTTGATCAAAATGCTCTGGGAATTTACGGCGGACCGCGGAGCCCTGTAA
- a CDS encoding Ran-specific GTPase-activating protein 1, putative — translation MSDITATKPDPAISVSETTTATGAGEQSTTEAVAETATKTVEKAVDTAKDAAVKTSDSMFSMFGGGPKKEKKEEAEEPTDEPSGSSKAQKTNDEDEVEESADVHFEPVIHLTEKVETKTNEELEEQTFKMRAKLFKFDRDSKEWKERGTGDVRLLKHKENQKTRLVMRRDKTLKVCANHYIVPDMKLSANVGSDRSWVWNAAADVSEGEPEAQTLAIRFANSENANAFKDAFETAQVENEKLFNAEE, via the exons ATGTCTGACATCACCGCGACTAAGCCCGACCCCGCCATCTCCGTCTCTGAgaccaccaccgccaccggCGCGGGTGAGCAGTCTACCACCGAGGCCGTTGCCGAGACTGCTACCAAGACCGTCGAGAAGGCTGTCGACACCGCCAAGGACGCCGCCGTGAAGACTTCTGACAGCATGTTCTCCATGTTCGGTGGCGGTcccaagaaggagaagaaggaggaggccGAGGAGCCTACTGATGAGCCCTCCGGTTCTTCCAAGGCTCAGAAGACCAATGATGAA GACGAAGTCGAGGAGTCCGCCGATGTCCACTTCGAGCCCGTGATTCACTTGACCGAGAAGGTTGAGACCAAGACCAACGAAGAGCTTGAAGAGCAAACCTTCAAGATGCGCGCCAAGCTCTTCAAGTTCGACCGCGATTCTAAGGAGTGGAAGGAGCGTGGTACTGGTGACGTCCGCCTGTTGAAGCACAAGGAGAACCAGAAGACCCGCCTCGTCATGCGCCGCGACAAGACCCTCAAGGTCTGCGCCAACCACTACA TCGTCCCCGACATGAAGCTGAGTGCCAACGTCGGCAGTGACCGCAGCTGGGTCTGGAACGCCGCCGCCGATGTCTCCGAGGGCGAGCCCGAGGCTCAGACCCTAGCCATCCGTTTCGCCAACAGCGAGA ACGCCAACGCCTTCAAGGATGCTTTCGAGACCGCCCAGGTGGAGAACGAGAAGCTCTTCAACGCTGAGGAGTAA